A single window of Gossypium hirsutum isolate 1008001.06 chromosome A10, Gossypium_hirsutum_v2.1, whole genome shotgun sequence DNA harbors:
- the LOC121208175 gene encoding alpha-galactosidase 1: MTIAYGFNSVFILYRYYTCSKTMPGSLGFEEQDAKTFASWGIDYLKYDNCHHDGSKPIEKWCSCLLCFDLQPYYMLIYCFNFSCRYPVMSKALKKAGRPIFFSLCEWGEMHPAEWGFHVGNSWRTTRDITDTWESMISRADQNELYAQYARPGGWNDPDMLEIGNGGMTKDEYIVHFSLWAISKAPLLLGCDIRNMTQETIEIISNKEVIAVNQDSYGIQARKARMHGDEEVKPMQQPLLLNHMII, from the exons ATGACAATTGCTTATGGATTTAATAGTGTTTTCATTTTGTACAGGTATTATACTTGTAGTAAGACAATGCCTGGTTCACTCGGTTTCGAAGAACAGGATGCTAAAACCTTTGCTTCCTGG GGTATTGATTATTTGAAGTATGATAACTGTCACCATGATGGATCAAAGCCAATTGAAAAGTGGTGTAGTTGTCttctttgttttgatttgcaGCCATATTATATGCTTATATATTGCTTTAATTTTTCGTGTAGATATCCTGTTATGTCTAAAGCTTTGAAGAAGGCTGGCCGCCCCATATTCTTTTCTCTGTGTGAATG GGGAGAAATGCACCCTGCTGAATGGGGTTTCCATGTAGGAAATAGCTGGAGGACAACTCGTGACATAACTGATACATGGGAAAG TATGATTTCGAGAGCTGATCAAAATGAATTGTATGCTCAATATGCAAGGCCCGGTGGTTGGAATG ATCCGGACATGCTTGAGATCGGGAATGGAGGGATGACGAAAGATGAATATATAGTACATTTCAGCTTATGGGCTATTTCCAAG GCTCCTCTTCTTCTCGGCTGCGACATAAGGAATATGACACAAGAGACTATAGAGATCATTTCAAACAAAGAGGTCATTGCTGTTAACCAAG ATTCTTATGGTATTCAAGCTAGGAAGGCTAGGATGCACGGTGATGAAGAGGTGAAACCTATGCAACAACCCCTTTTGCTTAACCATATGATCATATAA